One Anastrepha obliqua isolate idAnaObli1 chromosome 6, idAnaObli1_1.0, whole genome shotgun sequence DNA window includes the following coding sequences:
- the LOC129250661 gene encoding uncharacterized protein LOC129250661: MLKVLQINLHKSKNASAELLLNIEGVGYDVALVQEPWIASGNIVSGLKSQNYNTYIPIVKNKVRTAILVKKSICSYIDHNLSSDDLTVVALEGCKDETLLFGSCYMPHDEEAPQAELRKLVETAARKKHALVVGTDANAHHTVWGSADINDRGESLFTYILQSSLEIANRGEEPTYVGPTSKNVLDLTLYTSRHVMVHCHN, from the exons ATGCTGAAAGTCCTTCAGATAAACCTCCACAAAAGTAAAAACGCctcagccgagctcctgctcaacatagagggagtcggctacgatgtggctctagtccaggaaccatggatagcgtcgggcaacatagtctccggtctaaagtcacaaaactacaacacatacatcccgattgtaaaaaataaggtaagaacagcgatattggtcaaaaaaagtatatgttcttatattgatcataatctctcttcagacgatCTGACAGTGGTGGCGCTGGAGGGCTGCAAGGATGAGACGCTACTCTTTGGGTCCTGCTATATGCCACATGATGAGGAAGCACCACAAGCGGAACTTCggaagctggtagaaacagctgccagaaagaagcatgctctggtggtaggaacggacgcaaacgcacatcacacggtctggggaagtgcagacataaacgaccgaggtgagtcactatttacctatattcttcaaagtagtctagaaatagctaatagaggtgaggaaccaacatatgtgggaccaacctcgaagaatgtactcgatttaacactctacacaagcaggcatgttatggttca TTGTCATAATTAG